The Rhodothermus profundi genome segment CGCAAACGGCCTGCTGGGCCAGGAGCTGGTTGCCCAACTCAGCCGGCATGCCGAATACGACGTGCTGGCTACCGCCCGCGATCCAGCACCGCGCTTTCAGGGCGGCTCCTGCGGGTACGTGCCGCTCGACATCACCGACGCCCAGGCCGTCCGCCGGATTTTTCAGGATTTTACGCCAACGGTGGTGATCAACTGCGCGGCTATGACGCAGGTCGACCGGTGCGAGCTGGAAAAAGAGGCCTGCTGGCGCGTTAACGTTGAAGCAGTCGAAACACTGGCCCGGCTATGCCGGCAATTTGGCGCCCGCCTCATCCAGGTATCTACCGACTTTGTCTTTGACGGCGCGGCCGGTCCGTACCGGGAAACAGACCGCCCCCATCCGATTAACTTCTACGGCCGCTCCAAACTGGCCAGTGAGAATGTGGTGCGGGAAGCGGGAATCGACCGCTGGGCCATCGCCCGTACCGTACTGGTCTATGGGACCGGCGAGCAGCTCAGCCGCTCCAACATTGCGCTCTGGGTCATCGAACAACTGTCGCAGGGCCGGCGCATCCGGGTTGTTACCGACCAGTGGCGCACCCCTACGTACGTGGCCGACCTGGCAGCCGGTATTGAACGCATTGTCCGCTACCATAAACATGGCATCTACCATATTTCAGGACGTGAATTTCTGACGGTCTACGACTTTGCCTGCCTGATCGCTGACGTGTTCGACCTGGATCGCACGCTTATCGAACCGGTCGATAGCGCCACGCTCAACCAGGTGGCCCCCCGCCCCCCACGCACAGGTTTCATTATCCTGAAAGCTGAAACCGAACTG includes the following:
- the rfbD gene encoding dTDP-4-dehydrorhamnose reductase — encoded protein: MLYQRILITGANGLLGQELVAQLSRHAEYDVLATARDPAPRFQGGSCGYVPLDITDAQAVRRIFQDFTPTVVINCAAMTQVDRCELEKEACWRVNVEAVETLARLCRQFGARLIQVSTDFVFDGAAGPYRETDRPHPINFYGRSKLASENVVREAGIDRWAIARTVLVYGTGEQLSRSNIALWVIEQLSQGRRIRVVTDQWRTPTYVADLAAGIERIVRYHKHGIYHISGREFLTVYDFACLIADVFDLDRTLIEPVDSATLNQVAPRPPRTGFIILKAETELGYRPRSIPEALRHLGQRLGLPVTLS